The following coding sequences lie in one Pseudomonas monsensis genomic window:
- a CDS encoding FecCD family ABC transporter permease has protein sequence MLAIWLSLALGPVSLPLFDTLRAALRLIGVPLAPDGLEQAELILGQIRLPRTLLGLAVGGVLALSGVAMQGLFRNPLADPGLVGVSSGAALGAAIAIVGGSLLGGLPEWFGPYLLSACAFLGGLGVTALVYRLGRRNGQTHVATMLLAGIALTALASSAVGLFTYLADDATLRTLTFWNLGSLNGASYARLWPLLIITASVALWLPRRARALNALLLGESEAGHLGIDVERLKRELVFCTALGVGAAVAAAGMIGFVGLVVPHLVRLLAGPDHRVLLPASVLAGASLLLLADLVARLALAPAELPIGIVTAFIGAPFFLYLLLRGRT, from the coding sequence TTGCTGGCGATCTGGCTGTCACTGGCGCTTGGCCCGGTCAGCCTGCCGCTGTTCGATACGCTGCGGGCAGCGCTGCGTTTGATTGGCGTGCCATTGGCGCCGGACGGCCTGGAGCAGGCTGAGTTGATTCTCGGGCAGATTCGTCTGCCGCGTACCTTGCTGGGACTGGCAGTGGGGGGCGTGCTGGCGCTGTCCGGTGTGGCCATGCAGGGCCTGTTTCGCAATCCGCTGGCGGACCCGGGGCTGGTCGGCGTTTCCAGTGGCGCGGCGTTGGGCGCGGCGATCGCCATTGTCGGCGGTTCTTTGTTGGGCGGCTTGCCGGAATGGTTCGGGCCGTACCTGTTGTCGGCGTGCGCATTTCTTGGCGGACTCGGGGTGACGGCGCTGGTTTATCGACTCGGTCGGCGCAACGGCCAGACCCACGTCGCGACCATGTTGCTGGCGGGTATCGCGCTGACGGCACTGGCCAGTTCGGCGGTCGGCCTGTTCACCTATCTGGCGGACGATGCGACCTTGCGTACGCTGACCTTCTGGAACCTCGGCAGCCTCAATGGCGCCAGTTATGCACGGCTCTGGCCATTGCTGATCATCACGGCCAGCGTCGCGCTGTGGCTGCCGCGTCGGGCACGGGCGCTGAATGCCTTGCTGCTGGGTGAATCCGAGGCCGGGCACTTGGGGATTGATGTCGAACGCCTCAAGCGTGAGCTGGTGTTTTGCACGGCACTGGGGGTCGGCGCGGCGGTGGCAGCGGCCGGGATGATCGGTTTCGTCGGGCTGGTGGTGCCGCATCTGGTGCGCTTGCTGGCGGGGCCGGATCATCGCGTGCTGTTGCCAGCCTCGGTACTGGCCGGGGCCAGCCTGCTGTTGCTGGCCGATCTGGTCGCACGGCTGGCGCTGGCGCCGGCGGAATTGCCGATCGGCATCGTCACGGCGTTTATCGGGGCACCGTTCTTCCTTTATCTGCTGCTGCGAGGACGCACCTGA
- a CDS encoding heme/hemin ABC transporter substrate-binding protein, which yields MRLNTRVAVLCMGLFLGHPAAAADLPQRWVSAGGALSEWVSALGAEAKLVGVDTTSQHPEALKALPSIGYQRSLSAEGILSLRPDILIGTEEMGPPPVLAQVKAAKVQVELFSAQPDLPTLEKNVTHLGRLLGAERQATQLLQGYQQQLETQKVRVMQAQAKQKAPGVLLLLGHAGGKPLIAGQDTAADWLLQQAGGHNLATHSGYKPFSVESLAGLDPEVLVFADRALTGEAAKAALFKENPILNASRAARAGRVLELDPTLLVGGLGPRLPAALQTLSDAFYPAKSGQ from the coding sequence ATGCGCCTGAATACCCGCGTTGCTGTGTTGTGTATGGGTCTTTTCCTCGGCCATCCGGCTGCGGCGGCCGATCTCCCACAACGTTGGGTCAGCGCTGGCGGGGCGTTGTCGGAATGGGTCAGCGCGCTCGGCGCTGAAGCGAAACTGGTCGGTGTCGACACCACCAGTCAGCATCCCGAAGCCTTGAAGGCGCTGCCGAGCATTGGCTATCAGCGCAGTCTTTCCGCCGAAGGCATTCTCAGCCTGCGCCCGGATATCCTGATCGGCACCGAAGAAATGGGCCCACCGCCGGTACTGGCGCAGGTGAAAGCCGCTAAGGTGCAGGTGGAGTTGTTTTCAGCTCAGCCAGATCTGCCGACGCTGGAAAAGAACGTCACACATCTGGGCCGCTTGCTCGGCGCTGAACGCCAGGCGACGCAACTGCTGCAAGGTTATCAACAGCAACTCGAGACGCAGAAAGTGCGCGTGATGCAAGCGCAGGCGAAACAGAAAGCGCCCGGCGTGCTGTTGCTGCTCGGCCATGCCGGTGGCAAACCGTTGATAGCCGGCCAAGACACCGCTGCCGACTGGCTGCTGCAACAGGCCGGGGGACATAATCTGGCGACCCATTCCGGCTACAAGCCGTTTTCCGTGGAATCGCTCGCCGGTCTCGATCCTGAAGTCCTGGTGTTTGCCGACCGGGCGCTCACCGGTGAGGCGGCAAAAGCTGCGCTGTTCAAGGAAAACCCGATCCTCAATGCCAGTCGTGCGGCCAGGGCCGGGCGTGTTCTGGAGCTCGATCCAACGCTCTTGGTGGGTGGGCTCGGGCCGCGTCTGCCGGCGGCATTGCAAACCTTGTCTGACGCTTTCTACCCGGCCAAGAGCGGCCAATGA
- a CDS encoding Rieske (2Fe-2S) protein, whose protein sequence is MKFLCAGAELAEAGSRGFDLDGTRLFAVRRGGQAYVYLNRCPHRGVGLEWQPDRFLDPSNSLIQCATHGALFLIEDGECVAGPCAGQSLTAIPCREDAQGLWIDV, encoded by the coding sequence ATGAAGTTTCTCTGCGCGGGCGCCGAACTGGCCGAGGCCGGCAGCCGCGGTTTCGATCTCGACGGAACAAGGCTGTTCGCCGTACGCCGTGGCGGTCAGGCCTATGTCTACCTCAACCGCTGCCCGCACCGCGGCGTCGGGCTGGAATGGCAGCCAGACCGCTTTCTCGACCCGAGCAACAGCCTGATCCAGTGCGCCACCCACGGCGCACTGTTTCTGATCGAGGATGGCGAATGCGTCGCCGGCCCCTGCGCCGGGCAATCACTGACGGCGATCCCTTGCCGTGAAGACGCGCAAGGGTTGTGGATTGATGTTTAA
- the sfsA gene encoding DNA/RNA nuclease SfsA, whose amino-acid sequence MRFYPALEEARLIRRYKRFLADIETVGGELLTIHCPNTGSMLNCQVEGGQVWFSRSNDPKRKLPGTWEIGETPQGRLFCVNTARANGLVEEALQAGVITELNGFTALKREVAYGQENSRIDFRLEYPGGPAYVEVKSVTLGFDGTRVAAFPDAVTQRGAKHLRELAHLARDGIRAVQLYCVNLTAIDAVRPAAEIDAAYADALREAVACGVEVLAYGVRLTPEEMIIDRRLDVLLNG is encoded by the coding sequence ATGCGCTTTTATCCAGCGCTGGAAGAGGCGCGACTGATCCGTCGTTACAAGCGTTTTCTCGCCGATATCGAAACCGTTGGCGGCGAGTTGCTGACCATTCACTGCCCGAACACTGGCTCGATGCTCAATTGCCAGGTCGAGGGCGGACAGGTCTGGTTCAGTCGCTCCAACGATCCGAAACGCAAACTGCCGGGCACCTGGGAAATCGGTGAAACCCCGCAGGGGCGGTTGTTTTGCGTGAATACGGCGCGGGCCAACGGTCTGGTCGAGGAAGCGTTGCAGGCCGGGGTGATTACCGAGCTGAACGGGTTTACCGCGTTGAAGCGTGAAGTTGCCTATGGCCAGGAAAACAGCCGCATCGATTTTCGTCTCGAATACCCGGGCGGCCCGGCTTACGTGGAAGTGAAGAGTGTCACTCTGGGCTTCGATGGCACCCGTGTGGCGGCGTTTCCCGACGCCGTGACCCAGCGCGGCGCCAAGCATTTGCGGGAGCTGGCGCATCTGGCCCGGGACGGGATTCGGGCGGTGCAGTTGTATTGCGTGAATCTCACCGCAATTGACGCGGTGCGACCGGCCGCAGAGATCGACGCTGCCTATGCCGACGCGCTGCGCGAGGCCGTGGCCTGTGGCGTTGAAGTGCTGGCCTATGGTGTGCGGTTGACCCCTGAAGAGATGATCATCGACCGGCGCCTCGACGTGTTGCTCAACGGTTAA
- a CDS encoding pyridoxal phosphate-dependent aminotransferase, translated as MAQPYSARSRAIEPFHVMALLARANELQADGHDVIHLEIGEPDFTTAEPIIRAGQAALTAGKTRYTAARGIPELREAISGFYQTRYGLNIDPRRILITPGGSGALLLASALLVDPGKHWLLADPGYPCNRHFLRLVEGAAQLVPVGPDVRYQLTPDLVERHWDHDSVGALVASPANPTGTILTRDELAGLSTALKARHGHLVVDEIYHGLTYGTDAASVLEVDDDAFVLNSFSKYFGMTGWRLGWLVAPDAAVSELEKLAQNLYISAPSMAQHAALACFEPDTIAILEERRAEFGRRRDFLLPALRELGFNIAVEPEGAFYLYADISQFGGDAFAFCRHFLETEHVAFTPGLDFGRYQASHHVRFAYTQNLPRLQEAVERIARGLKSWQA; from the coding sequence ATGGCTCAGCCTTACAGTGCCCGCAGTCGTGCGATCGAACCGTTCCATGTCATGGCGCTGCTGGCGCGGGCCAACGAATTGCAGGCTGACGGCCACGATGTGATTCACCTGGAAATCGGCGAGCCCGACTTCACCACGGCCGAACCGATCATCCGCGCGGGGCAGGCGGCGTTGACGGCGGGCAAGACGCGTTACACCGCCGCCCGGGGCATTCCCGAGTTGCGCGAGGCGATTTCCGGTTTCTACCAGACACGCTATGGACTGAATATTGATCCACGGCGGATCCTTATCACGCCGGGCGGCTCCGGTGCGTTGCTGCTGGCCAGCGCGTTGCTGGTCGATCCCGGTAAACACTGGCTGCTGGCGGACCCCGGTTATCCGTGCAACCGGCACTTCCTGCGTCTGGTCGAAGGGGCGGCGCAGCTGGTGCCTGTCGGTCCCGATGTGCGTTACCAACTGACCCCGGATCTGGTCGAGCGGCATTGGGACCATGACAGTGTTGGCGCGCTGGTTGCCTCGCCGGCCAACCCCACCGGCACGATCCTGACCCGTGATGAACTGGCCGGGTTATCCACAGCCCTCAAGGCGCGGCACGGGCATCTGGTGGTGGACGAGATCTATCACGGCCTGACCTATGGCACTGATGCGGCCAGCGTGCTGGAAGTCGATGACGACGCGTTTGTCCTCAATAGTTTCTCCAAGTATTTCGGCATGACTGGCTGGCGCCTCGGCTGGCTGGTGGCGCCCGATGCGGCGGTCAGTGAACTGGAGAAACTTGCGCAGAACCTCTACATCAGCGCCCCGAGCATGGCCCAGCACGCCGCCTTGGCCTGTTTCGAGCCGGACACCATTGCCATTCTCGAAGAGCGCCGCGCTGAATTTGGCCGCCGCCGGGACTTCCTCCTGCCGGCGTTGCGCGAGCTCGGTTTCAACATCGCTGTTGAGCCCGAAGGTGCGTTCTATCTGTATGCCGATATCAGCCAGTTCGGCGGCGATGCCTTCGCGTTCTGCCGGCATTTTCTCGAAACCGAGCACGTTGCCTTTACCCCGGGCCTGGATTTCGGCCGGTATCAGGCCAGCCACCACGTACGTTTTGCCTACACGCAAAACCTCCCGCGCCTACAGGAAGCGGTTGAACGGATCGCCCGTGGCTTGAAGAGCTGGCAAGCCTGA
- the dksA gene encoding RNA polymerase-binding protein DksA, whose protein sequence is MPTQAKQQQQATISGFEPYVPKAGEEYMGAPMRAHFTKILNKWKQDLMQEVDRTVDHMKDEAANFPDPADRASQEEEFALELRARDRERKLIKKIDKTLELIQDEEYGWCESCGIEIGVKRLEARPTADLCIDCKTLAEIKEKQVGK, encoded by the coding sequence ATGCCCACCCAAGCAAAGCAACAGCAGCAAGCGACGATCAGCGGCTTCGAACCTTATGTTCCGAAGGCAGGCGAAGAGTACATGGGCGCCCCGATGCGCGCGCACTTCACCAAGATCCTGAACAAGTGGAAACAGGACTTGATGCAGGAAGTCGACCGTACTGTTGATCACATGAAAGACGAAGCGGCCAACTTCCCTGACCCGGCCGACCGTGCCAGCCAGGAAGAAGAATTCGCCCTCGAGCTGCGCGCCCGCGACCGCGAGCGCAAGTTGATCAAGAAGATCGACAAGACGCTTGAACTGATCCAGGACGAAGAATACGGCTGGTGCGAGTCCTGCGGCATCGAGATCGGCGTCAAGCGCCTCGAAGCCCGTCCTACTGCGGATCTGTGCATCGACTGCAAGACCCTGGCGGAAATCAAGGAAAAACAGGTCGGCAAATAA
- the gluQRS gene encoding tRNA glutamyl-Q(34) synthetase GluQRS: MTAKNAPAYIGRFAPTPSGHLHFGSLVAALASYLDARSVDGRWLVRMEDLDPPREEPGAQAAILKALESYGFEWDGDMVRQSDRHEAYAEVLNSLFNHGLAYACTCSRKQLEAYNGIYPGLCRNAGHDQQDAAIRLRVPELEYHFIDRVQGEYRQHLGRDVGDFVIRRRDGLYAYQLAVVLDDAWQGITDIVRGADLLDSTPRQLYLQELLGLRQPRYLHLPLITQPDGNKLGKSYRSPPLEADQATPLLLRALRALGQTPGAELAYATPRELLDWGRVHWDATKIPRTLTLPEAQLS, translated from the coding sequence ATGACTGCCAAAAACGCCCCCGCCTACATCGGCCGCTTCGCCCCCACCCCCAGTGGCCACCTGCACTTCGGTTCGCTGGTCGCCGCGCTCGCGTCTTATCTCGATGCACGCTCGGTCGATGGTCGCTGGCTGGTGCGCATGGAAGATCTCGACCCGCCCCGGGAAGAACCCGGTGCGCAGGCGGCGATCCTCAAAGCGCTGGAAAGTTATGGCTTTGAATGGGACGGCGACATGGTGCGCCAGAGCGATCGCCACGAGGCCTACGCGGAGGTCCTCAACAGCCTGTTCAATCACGGCCTCGCTTACGCCTGCACCTGCTCGCGCAAACAGCTCGAAGCGTACAACGGCATTTATCCGGGCCTGTGCCGCAATGCCGGTCACGATCAGCAAGACGCGGCGATCCGCCTGCGCGTGCCGGAGCTGGAATACCACTTCATTGACCGCGTGCAAGGCGAATACCGCCAGCATCTGGGGCGCGACGTCGGCGATTTCGTGATCCGCCGCCGTGACGGCCTCTACGCTTATCAACTGGCCGTGGTGCTGGATGATGCGTGGCAAGGCATCACCGACATCGTCCGGGGCGCCGACCTGCTCGACTCGACCCCGCGTCAGTTGTACCTGCAAGAACTGCTTGGCCTGCGCCAGCCGCGTTACCTGCACTTGCCCCTGATCACTCAACCGGACGGCAACAAGCTCGGTAAGTCCTACCGCTCGCCGCCGCTTGAGGCCGATCAAGCCACGCCATTACTGTTGCGCGCCCTGCGCGCACTCGGGCAAACCCCCGGCGCCGAACTGGCCTATGCCACGCCACGGGAATTGCTCGACTGGGGCCGCGTCCACTGGGATGCCACGAAGATCCCGCGCACACTGACGTTGCCCGAAGCGCAACTGTCATGA
- a CDS encoding sensor histidine kinase yields MPMSFSLTQMILISAAYLAVLFGVAWISERGMIPRAIIRHPLTYTLSLGVYASAWAFYGTVGLAYQYGYGFLSSYLGVSGAFLLAPVLLYPILKITRTYQLSSLADLFAFRFRSTWAGALTTIFMLIGVLPLLALQIQAVADSIGILTGEPVQSRVALAFCALIILFTIFFGSRHIATREKHEGLVFAIAFESVIKLVALGGVGLYALYGVFDGPQQLELWLLQNQTALAALHTPLQEGPWRTLLLVFFASAIVMPHMYHMTFTENLNPRSLVSASWGLPLFLLLMSLAVPLILWAGLKLGATTNPEYFTLGVGIAANSKPLALLAYVGGLSAASGLIIVTTLALSGMALNHLVLPLYQPPAEGNIYRWLKWTRRALIVAIIMAGFGFYLMLGAEQDLANLGIVAFVATLQFLPGVLSVLYWPTANRRGFIAGLLAGILVWVVTMLLPLVGNLQGFYIPLLNMIYVLDDTSWHMAAIASLAANVLMFTLISLFTNASPEEASAAEACAVDNVRRPQRRELHAASPQEFATQLAKPLGAKAAQKEVEQALRDLYLPFDERRPYALRRLRDRIEANLSGLMGPSVAQDMVETFLPYKAGGENYVTEDIHFIESRLEDYHSRLTGLAAELDALRRYHRQTLQELPMGVCSLAKDQEILMWNKAMEELTGIAAQRVVGSRLSTIGEPWKGLLQGFIDLPDEHLHKQHLALDGQTRWLNLHKAAIDEPLAPGNSGLVLLVEDLTETQMLEDKLVHSERLASIGRLAAGVAHEIGNPITGIACLAQNLREEREEDGELTEISGQILEQTKRVSRIVQSLMSFAHAGSHQHSDEPVCLAEVAQDAIGLLALNRRNFEVQFYNLCDPDHWVEGDPQRLAQVLINLLSNARDASPAGSAVRVKSEAGEHTVDLIVEDEGSGIPKNIMDRLFEPFFTTKDPGEGTGLGLALVYSIVEEHYGQITIDSPADVQSQRGTRIRVTLPRHVEATSAVN; encoded by the coding sequence ATGCCGATGAGCTTTAGCCTGACCCAGATGATCCTGATCAGCGCCGCGTACCTGGCGGTGCTGTTCGGCGTGGCCTGGATCAGTGAACGGGGCATGATCCCGCGGGCGATCATTCGCCACCCGCTGACGTACACCCTGTCGCTGGGGGTCTACGCCAGTGCGTGGGCGTTTTACGGCACGGTCGGTCTGGCCTATCAGTACGGCTACGGTTTTCTCTCCAGCTATCTCGGGGTGTCCGGCGCGTTTCTGCTGGCGCCGGTGCTGCTTTATCCGATCCTGAAAATCACCCGCACCTATCAACTGTCGTCGCTGGCGGATCTGTTTGCCTTCCGCTTTCGCAGCACCTGGGCCGGCGCGCTGACCACGATCTTCATGCTGATCGGCGTGCTGCCGCTGCTCGCGCTGCAGATTCAGGCGGTGGCCGACTCCATTGGCATCCTGACCGGCGAACCGGTCCAGAGCCGCGTGGCGCTGGCGTTTTGCGCGCTGATCATTCTGTTCACGATTTTCTTCGGCTCGCGGCATATCGCGACCCGCGAAAAACACGAAGGTCTGGTGTTCGCGATCGCCTTCGAATCGGTGATTAAACTGGTGGCCCTCGGTGGCGTCGGCCTCTATGCGCTGTACGGCGTATTCGACGGCCCGCAACAGCTGGAACTGTGGCTGCTGCAGAACCAGACCGCCCTCGCCGCCCTGCACACGCCGTTGCAGGAAGGCCCGTGGCGCACGCTGCTGCTGGTGTTCTTCGCCTCGGCGATTGTGATGCCGCACATGTATCACATGACCTTTACCGAAAACCTCAACCCGCGCTCGCTGGTCAGCGCCAGTTGGGGCCTGCCACTGTTCCTGCTGCTGATGAGCCTGGCGGTGCCGCTGATTCTGTGGGCCGGGCTCAAGCTCGGCGCCACCACCAATCCGGAATACTTCACCCTCGGCGTCGGCATCGCCGCCAACAGCAAACCGCTGGCGCTACTCGCCTATGTCGGCGGGCTGTCGGCGGCCAGCGGCCTGATCATTGTCACGACGCTGGCGCTATCGGGCATGGCGCTGAACCACTTGGTGCTGCCGCTCTACCAGCCACCGGCCGAAGGCAATATCTATCGCTGGCTGAAATGGACACGCCGCGCGCTGATCGTCGCAATCATCATGGCCGGTTTCGGCTTTTACCTGATGCTCGGCGCCGAGCAGGATCTGGCCAACCTCGGCATCGTCGCGTTTGTCGCGACCCTGCAATTCCTGCCTGGGGTGTTGTCGGTGCTGTACTGGCCGACCGCCAATCGTCGCGGCTTTATTGCCGGTCTGCTGGCGGGGATTCTGGTCTGGGTCGTGACCATGCTGCTGCCGCTGGTCGGCAATCTGCAGGGTTTCTACATCCCGCTGCTGAACATGATTTACGTGCTCGACGATACCAGTTGGCACATGGCGGCCATCGCGTCGCTGGCGGCCAACGTGCTGATGTTCACCCTGATCTCGCTGTTCACCAACGCCAGCCCCGAAGAAGCCAGCGCCGCCGAAGCCTGTGCGGTGGATAACGTCCGTCGCCCGCAACGTCGCGAGCTGCACGCCGCCTCGCCGCAGGAGTTCGCCACGCAACTGGCCAAACCGCTGGGCGCCAAGGCTGCGCAGAAAGAAGTCGAACAGGCGCTGCGCGATCTTTATCTGCCCTTCGACGAGCGCCGTCCGTATGCCCTGCGCCGTTTGCGCGACCGTATCGAAGCCAACCTCTCCGGCCTGATGGGGCCGAGCGTCGCGCAGGACATGGTGGAAACCTTCCTGCCGTACAAGGCCGGTGGCGAAAACTATGTGACCGAAGACATCCACTTCATCGAAAGCCGCCTCGAGGATTACCACTCGCGCCTCACCGGCCTGGCCGCCGAACTCGACGCCCTGCGCCGTTACCACCGCCAGACCTTGCAGGAATTGCCGATGGGCGTCTGCTCGCTGGCCAAGGATCAAGAGATCCTGATGTGGAACAAGGCCATGGAAGAGCTGACGGGCATCGCCGCACAGCGCGTGGTCGGCTCGCGCCTGAGTACCATCGGCGAGCCGTGGAAAGGCCTGCTGCAGGGTTTCATCGACCTGCCGGACGAGCATTTGCACAAACAGCACCTGGCGCTTGATGGCCAGACCCGTTGGCTGAACCTGCACAAAGCAGCGATCGACGAACCATTGGCACCGGGTAACAGCGGCCTGGTGTTACTGGTTGAAGATTTGACCGAAACCCAAATGCTCGAAGACAAACTGGTGCACTCCGAACGCCTGGCGAGCATCGGTCGACTCGCGGCGGGTGTGGCTCATGAAATCGGCAATCCGATCACCGGCATCGCCTGTCTGGCGCAGAATCTGCGCGAAGAACGCGAAGAGGATGGAGAGCTGACCGAGATCAGCGGACAGATTCTCGAACAGACCAAACGCGTCTCGCGCATCGTGCAGTCGTTGATGAGCTTTGCCCATGCCGGCAGCCATCAGCACAGTGACGAGCCCGTCTGTCTGGCCGAAGTCGCGCAGGATGCAATCGGCCTGCTGGCCCTGAACCGGCGCAATTTCGAAGTGCAGTTCTACAACCTGTGCGATCCGGACCACTGGGTCGAAGGCGATCCGCAGCGACTTGCCCAGGTCTTGATCAATCTGCTCTCGAACGCCCGTGACGCCTCGCCTGCGGGCAGTGCCGTGCGGGTCAAAAGCGAAGCCGGCGAACACACGGTCGATCTGATCGTGGAGGACGAAGGCAGTGGTATTCCGAAGAACATCATGGACCGACTGTTTGAACCTTTCTTCACCACCAAGGATCCGGGTGAAGGTACCGGTCTGGGCCTTGCACTGGTCTATTCCATCGTTGAAGAGCATTATGGACAAATCACCATCGACAGCCCGGCTGATGTACAAAGCCAACGCGGCACCCGTATCCGGGTGACCTTACCGCGTCATGTCGAAGCGACGTCCGCTGTGAACTGA
- a CDS encoding sigma-54-dependent transcriptional regulator yields MPHILIVEDETIIRSALRRLLERNQYQVSEAGSVQEAQERFTIPTFDLIVSDLRLPGAPGTELIKLGEGTPVLIMTSYASLRSAVDSMKMGAVDYIAKPFDHDEMLQAVARILRDRQSAPAAGAVVASKSTNGSGKSAVDNSNGEIGIIGSCPPMQDLYGKIRKVAPTDSNVLIQGESGTGKELVARALHNLSKRAKAPMISVNCAAIPESLIESELFGHEKGAFTGASAGRAGLVEAADGGTLFLDEIGELPLEAQARLLRVLQEGEIRRVGSVQSQKVDVRLIAATHRDLKSLAKIGQFREDLYYRLHVIALKLPALRERGADVNEIANAFLARQSARINRTDLKFAADAEQAIRHYSWPGNVRELENAVERAVILSESPEISADLLGIDIELSDLEDDEFIGLPPQTAGNASNSSHEPTEDLSLEDYFQHFVLEHQDHMTETELARKLGVSRKCLWERRQRLGIPRRKTGVASES; encoded by the coding sequence ATGCCGCACATTTTGATCGTCGAAGACGAAACAATTATCCGCTCCGCCTTGCGCCGCCTGCTGGAACGTAATCAGTACCAAGTCAGCGAGGCCGGTTCAGTGCAGGAAGCACAAGAACGCTTCACCATTCCTACGTTCGATCTGATCGTCAGCGATCTGCGCCTGCCTGGCGCGCCGGGCACCGAGCTGATCAAGCTCGGCGAAGGCACCCCGGTGCTGATCATGACCAGTTACGCCAGCCTGCGTTCGGCGGTCGACTCGATGAAGATGGGCGCGGTGGACTACATCGCCAAGCCTTTCGACCACGATGAAATGCTCCAGGCAGTCGCGCGGATCCTGCGCGATCGCCAGTCGGCCCCGGCTGCCGGTGCAGTGGTTGCCAGTAAATCGACCAACGGCAGCGGCAAATCTGCCGTCGACAACAGCAACGGCGAAATCGGCATCATCGGTTCCTGCCCACCGATGCAGGATCTGTACGGCAAGATCCGCAAAGTAGCGCCGACCGATTCCAATGTGTTGATCCAGGGCGAATCCGGCACAGGTAAGGAACTGGTGGCCCGCGCCCTGCACAACCTGTCGAAACGCGCCAAGGCGCCGATGATCTCGGTGAACTGCGCCGCCATTCCGGAAAGCCTGATCGAGTCGGAGCTGTTCGGCCACGAGAAAGGCGCGTTCACCGGCGCCAGCGCCGGGCGCGCCGGTCTGGTCGAAGCGGCGGACGGCGGCACGTTGTTCCTCGATGAAATTGGTGAACTGCCACTGGAAGCCCAGGCCCGTCTGCTGCGCGTGTTGCAGGAAGGCGAGATACGCCGGGTCGGTTCGGTGCAATCGCAAAAGGTCGATGTGCGCCTGATCGCGGCAACCCACCGGGACCTCAAGAGCCTGGCAAAAATCGGTCAGTTCCGTGAAGACCTTTATTACCGTCTCCACGTAATCGCCCTGAAACTGCCGGCCCTGCGCGAACGTGGCGCCGACGTCAACGAAATCGCCAATGCATTCCTCGCTCGCCAAAGTGCGCGCATCAATCGTACCGACCTGAAATTTGCCGCCGATGCCGAACAGGCCATCCGGCATTATTCGTGGCCGGGTAACGTGCGTGAGCTGGAAAACGCTGTCGAGCGCGCAGTGATTCTCAGCGAAAGCCCGGAAATCTCAGCCGACCTGCTGGGCATCGACATCGAATTGAGTGATCTGGAGGACGACGAGTTCATCGGACTGCCGCCGCAGACGGCGGGTAACGCCAGCAACAGCAGCCATGAGCCGACCGAAGACCTGTCACTGGAGGACTATTTCCAGCACTTCGTCCTCGAACATCAGGACCACATGACCGAGACCGAACTGGCGCGCAAACTGGGCGTCAGCCGCAAGTGTCTGTGGGAACGCCGTCAGCGCCTGGGCATCCCACGGCGCAAAACCGGGGTCGCCAGCGAGAGCTGA